Proteins encoded in a region of the Verrucomicrobiia bacterium genome:
- a CDS encoding multidrug efflux RND transporter permease subunit, producing MNFSRFFVDRPIFAAVLSILITMLGGLAYLVLPVSQYPDVIPPTVVVTATYPGADAKTLAEVVSTPLEQEINGVENMLYVSSSSTADGRVQITVTFKLGTDLDQAQVLVQNRVNAALPRLPEDVRRLGVMAQKRSPDLTLAAQFFSPDGSRSVSYLANYVTLQIQNEIARLPGVAEASSLGGLDYSMRLWLDPDKIASRQLTAGDVVRAVREQNVQVAAGSLGQQPAPAGTAFQYTLTAQGRLVSVEQFEDIVVKTGESGDVVRLKDVARVELGAKDYASKTYMDGKNAVSLRVFQLPGSNALDTADEVYKALERLKQRFPPGVDYRINYDTTQFVRASMKSVLVTLIEAVILVVIVVVVFLQTWRASIIPLLAVPVSLIGTLAVMKLFGFSLNNLSLFGLVLSIGIVVDDAIVVVENVERNIADGLSPREATIKAMGEVSGAVIAVALVLCAVFVPTAFISGITGQFYRQFALTIAVSTVISAFNSLTLSPALCALLLQPHHKKTDVLTRLLDFLLGWFFRLFNKSFTWASDFYANSVRRFLRVSIVILLVYGGCVWLSWGTFKAVPTGFIPSQDMGYMICVIQLPDGSSFERTDAVVQKVDKLAQSIPGVAHTFAISGYSSVLQANQPNVGAAFLVLDKFDNRKDPALKGEKLLATIRQKFAEVQEARVIVLPPPPLRGLGNAGGFRIQVQDLNNAGLESLQVATGRLLEAMQKDPELISLITGFKANVPQYNIRIDRAQAKTMDVSLADINEALQVYLGSIYVNDFNLFGRTYQVMAQADPLYRVNPEDINRLKTRNGKGEMVPLSALVEVTKIGGADRVQRYNLYYSADINGNTLPNVSSGDMIAKVEKLAKENLPDGYSIEWTDLTYQQILAGNTIVYIFPLCVVFVFLVLSALYESWGLPLAIILIVPMCLLSALGGVWMKSMDNNVFTQIGLVVLVGLAAKNAILIVEFAKQREDVGMSRFDAAVEACRLRLRPILMTSFAFILGVLPLVLATGAGAEMRRALGSAVFYGMIGVTIFGLIFTPVFYVVIRKFSKKKADVTSEEPPHAQPGH from the coding sequence ATGAATTTCTCGCGCTTCTTCGTGGACCGCCCGATCTTCGCGGCGGTGCTGAGCATCTTGATCACTATGCTGGGTGGTCTGGCTTATCTCGTTTTGCCAGTATCTCAGTATCCAGACGTTATTCCGCCGACCGTTGTTGTCACTGCCACATATCCAGGTGCCGATGCGAAGACATTGGCGGAGGTTGTGTCTACGCCGCTGGAACAGGAGATCAACGGGGTGGAGAACATGCTGTATGTCTCTTCCTCATCCACGGCGGATGGTCGCGTGCAGATCACGGTGACCTTCAAGTTGGGGACTGATTTGGATCAGGCACAAGTACTGGTGCAGAACCGCGTGAATGCCGCCTTGCCGCGACTGCCGGAAGATGTGCGCCGCTTGGGTGTGATGGCGCAAAAGCGTTCGCCTGATCTGACGCTGGCCGCCCAGTTCTTCAGCCCGGATGGTTCACGCAGTGTTTCATATCTGGCGAATTATGTGACGTTGCAGATCCAGAACGAGATCGCCCGTTTGCCCGGTGTGGCCGAGGCGTCGAGCTTGGGCGGGTTGGATTACTCCATGCGCCTTTGGCTGGACCCGGACAAGATCGCCTCCCGTCAGTTGACGGCCGGTGATGTCGTTCGTGCTGTCCGTGAACAGAACGTGCAGGTAGCGGCGGGCAGCCTTGGCCAGCAACCTGCTCCGGCGGGGACGGCGTTTCAATACACGCTGACGGCGCAAGGTCGTTTGGTGAGTGTGGAACAATTCGAAGATATCGTCGTGAAAACGGGCGAGAGCGGTGATGTCGTCCGTTTGAAGGATGTGGCACGAGTGGAGTTGGGTGCGAAAGATTATGCGTCCAAGACTTACATGGATGGTAAGAATGCGGTTTCCTTGCGCGTGTTCCAATTACCCGGCAGCAATGCCTTGGACACGGCGGATGAAGTTTACAAGGCTTTGGAGCGTTTGAAGCAACGTTTCCCCCCAGGTGTGGATTATCGCATCAACTACGACACCACGCAGTTCGTGCGTGCTTCCATGAAGTCCGTGTTGGTGACGTTGATCGAGGCCGTGATTCTGGTGGTCATCGTCGTCGTCGTATTCTTGCAGACGTGGCGTGCGTCCATCATTCCGCTGCTGGCTGTGCCGGTGTCCTTGATTGGCACCTTGGCGGTAATGAAACTTTTCGGCTTCTCGCTGAACAATCTTTCCCTGTTCGGATTGGTGCTTTCCATCGGTATCGTGGTGGATGACGCCATCGTGGTAGTGGAGAATGTGGAGCGCAACATCGCGGATGGTTTGAGTCCGCGGGAAGCGACGATCAAAGCGATGGGTGAAGTGAGCGGGGCGGTCATCGCCGTGGCTTTGGTGTTGTGCGCGGTGTTCGTGCCTACGGCGTTCATCAGCGGCATCACGGGGCAGTTCTACCGTCAGTTCGCTTTGACGATCGCGGTCTCGACGGTGATCTCGGCGTTCAACTCGCTGACATTGAGCCCGGCGTTGTGCGCGTTACTTCTGCAGCCGCATCATAAGAAAACGGATGTTTTGACACGTCTGCTGGATTTCTTGCTTGGCTGGTTTTTCCGCCTGTTCAATAAGTCGTTCACTTGGGCCTCAGATTTTTATGCGAACTCCGTGCGCCGTTTCCTACGGGTCAGCATCGTGATCTTGTTGGTCTATGGTGGTTGCGTGTGGTTGTCCTGGGGCACGTTCAAGGCGGTGCCAACGGGCTTCATCCCTTCGCAAGACATGGGTTACATGATCTGCGTGATCCAGTTGCCGGATGGTTCCTCCTTTGAGCGCACGGACGCCGTGGTGCAAAAGGTGGATAAGCTGGCGCAATCGATTCCCGGTGTGGCGCACACCTTCGCTATCTCGGGGTATTCTTCCGTTCTGCAAGCGAACCAGCCGAACGTGGGGGCGGCCTTCTTGGTGCTGGATAAATTTGATAACCGTAAAGACCCGGCGCTGAAGGGGGAGAAGTTGCTGGCGACTATACGGCAGAAGTTCGCCGAAGTGCAGGAAGCACGTGTGATCGTGCTGCCACCGCCGCCGTTGCGTGGTTTGGGTAATGCCGGTGGTTTCCGTATCCAGGTGCAGGACTTGAACAATGCGGGGTTGGAATCTTTGCAGGTGGCCACGGGTCGGTTGCTGGAAGCGATGCAGAAAGATCCCGAACTGATCTCGCTCATCACGGGCTTCAAGGCAAACGTCCCACAATACAATATCCGCATCGACCGCGCACAAGCGAAGACGATGGATGTCTCGCTCGCGGATATCAACGAGGCGCTGCAGGTATATCTGGGGTCCATCTACGTGAATGACTTCAACCTCTTCGGTCGCACGTATCAGGTGATGGCGCAAGCGGACCCGCTTTATCGCGTGAACCCGGAGGACATCAACCGCTTGAAGACGCGCAATGGCAAGGGAGAGATGGTGCCGTTGAGCGCCCTGGTGGAAGTGACCAAGATCGGTGGCGCGGATCGCGTGCAGCGTTACAACCTGTATTACTCGGCGGATATCAATGGTAACACGCTGCCGAATGTGAGCTCAGGCGATATGATCGCCAAAGTGGAAAAATTGGCGAAAGAAAATCTGCCGGACGGTTACTCCATCGAGTGGACGGACCTGACCTATCAGCAGATTCTGGCCGGTAACACCATTGTGTACATCTTCCCGCTGTGCGTGGTGTTCGTTTTCCTCGTGCTGTCTGCTTTGTATGAAAGCTGGGGCTTGCCTCTCGCGATCATCTTGATCGTGCCCATGTGCTTGCTCTCTGCTTTGGGCGGCGTGTGGATGAAGTCGATGGATAACAATGTGTTCACACAGATCGGGCTGGTGGTGCTGGTCGGTCTGGCGGCGAAGAACGCGATTTTGATCGTGGAATTCGCCAAGCAGCGTGAAGATGTGGGTATGAGCCGCTTCGATGCAGCCGTTGAGGCATGCCGCTTGCGCTTGCGCCCGATCTTGATGACCAGCTTCGCGTTCATCCTGGGCGTGTTGCCGTTGGTGTTGGCCACGGGTGCTGGTGCCGAGATGCGACGGGCACTTGGCTCCGCTGTGTTCTACGGAAT
- a CDS encoding efflux RND transporter periplasmic adaptor subunit yields the protein MLALTISHPVQAADAPPLSKVTVANPIPKEIDEWDEFTGRLASVETVEVRARVSGFLEKVHFQEGADVKAGDLLFSLDARPFQAVVDRLEAELSRAKTRAELSRIEAKNADSLFKSRAISQEEYEQRTKQATESDQNVKAAEAAVRAAKLDLEFSEVRAPISGRISNARVTSGNLVVGGGSSGSVLTTIVSLDPIYCYIEVDERSSLKYRELYRQGKRESALFKKIPARMGLATDTTFPHIGTVDFVDNQLNPNTGTIRARCVFPNVDKLMAPGFFARVQIPGSGTYQGMMIRDAAIGNDQGRSYVMLVDSKNTVVYRPVKAGPIIDGMRVVREGLKPDDKVIVNGMMAVRSGQQVTTEMSEMQPASGTNSSNGAQ from the coding sequence TTGCTGGCGTTGACAATATCGCATCCGGTGCAAGCTGCGGATGCTCCGCCGTTGTCTAAAGTGACCGTAGCGAATCCGATCCCGAAAGAAATCGATGAGTGGGATGAGTTTACGGGGCGGCTTGCCTCTGTGGAAACTGTCGAGGTGCGGGCTCGTGTCTCCGGTTTCCTGGAGAAGGTTCATTTTCAGGAAGGCGCTGATGTGAAAGCGGGCGATCTGCTGTTTTCCCTGGATGCCCGCCCATTTCAGGCAGTTGTAGACCGTTTGGAGGCGGAACTGAGCCGGGCCAAGACCCGTGCCGAGTTGAGCCGGATCGAGGCAAAGAATGCCGACTCGCTCTTCAAGAGCCGCGCCATCTCCCAAGAAGAGTATGAGCAACGCACCAAGCAGGCGACTGAGTCTGACCAGAACGTGAAGGCGGCTGAGGCGGCGGTGCGTGCAGCCAAACTTGATCTGGAATTCAGCGAAGTGCGTGCGCCGATTTCCGGTCGCATCAGCAACGCCCGGGTGACCTCGGGTAACTTGGTAGTGGGCGGTGGTAGTTCCGGTTCAGTGCTTACTACCATTGTTTCGCTCGATCCAATCTACTGTTACATCGAGGTAGATGAGCGTTCCTCGCTGAAATATCGCGAATTGTATCGTCAGGGCAAACGCGAGAGCGCTTTGTTCAAGAAGATCCCCGCTCGCATGGGCTTGGCCACGGACACGACGTTTCCGCACATCGGAACGGTGGACTTCGTGGATAACCAGTTGAATCCCAACACCGGTACTATTCGTGCGCGGTGCGTGTTTCCGAACGTGGATAAGTTGATGGCTCCTGGCTTCTTTGCGCGTGTGCAGATTCCGGGTTCAGGGACTTATCAAGGCATGATGATCCGCGATGCCGCCATAGGCAACGATCAGGGCCGCAGTTATGTGATGCTGGTTGATTCCAAGAACACGGTAGTCTATCGCCCCGTGAAAGCGGGCCCGATCATCGATGGTATGCGGGTCGTTCGCGAAGGGTTGAAACCGGACGACAAAGTGATCGTCAACGGCATGATGGCGGTGCGGTCCGGACAGCAAGTGACAACTGAGATGTCCGAGATGCAGCCCGCCAGTGGCACGAACTCAAGCAACGGCGCACAATGA
- a CDS encoding LysR family transcriptional regulator codes for MTNLDDLRLLRAFVRIVESGNISSAARVLNVSQPTLSRQLRQLENVVGVPLIRRDTHTMSLTQAGRTLLHDARNLLGLAESAAERLHEDRVVPRGHIRVVSVVDFGQWIVTKVLARFCETNPEITGELHLLNRPTKFVEEGFDCGISVGEPTDKSVVARKVCTLKRHLVASPKLLARRHTQPKSPSDLRDIPWLGILQPHFYARDRLTLHRENKSCTVTVKPVMLLDGVTALREAARAGAGFTMLPAWLIHQELAAGVLVPILPEWTMSELDLHVVHLPHQRLPGRVRGFVDYCLREIPVVMEDLRSCQKTSHRVA; via the coding sequence ATGACCAATCTAGATGATCTCCGTTTGCTGCGCGCGTTTGTGCGTATCGTGGAGAGCGGCAACATCTCATCTGCTGCGCGGGTGCTCAATGTTTCACAGCCAACACTTAGCCGTCAATTGCGCCAGCTTGAGAATGTGGTGGGTGTGCCATTGATCCGGCGTGACACTCACACGATGAGCCTGACACAGGCAGGCAGGACCTTGTTGCATGACGCCAGAAACTTGCTGGGTCTTGCCGAATCCGCCGCTGAAAGGCTGCATGAAGACCGGGTCGTGCCGCGGGGACATATCCGCGTTGTTTCAGTCGTGGATTTCGGACAGTGGATCGTCACCAAAGTCTTGGCCCGCTTTTGCGAAACCAATCCAGAAATCACCGGCGAGCTGCATCTCCTCAACCGACCGACCAAGTTTGTGGAAGAAGGCTTTGACTGTGGCATCTCCGTCGGCGAACCAACAGACAAGTCCGTGGTGGCAAGAAAGGTATGCACCTTGAAACGCCACCTGGTCGCCTCTCCCAAGTTACTTGCAAGAAGACATACGCAACCGAAGTCCCCATCGGATCTCAGGGATATCCCCTGGCTTGGCATCTTGCAACCTCACTTTTATGCGCGCGACAGGTTAACTTTGCACCGGGAGAATAAATCCTGCACGGTGACGGTAAAGCCAGTGATGTTGTTGGATGGCGTCACTGCCTTGCGTGAAGCCGCCCGCGCCGGTGCTGGGTTCACCATGCTTCCAGCCTGGCTGATTCATCAGGAACTGGCGGCAGGCGTATTGGTTCCCATCCTGCCTGAATGGACGATGAGCGAACTGGATCTGCATGTCGTACATCTGCCACACCAGCGCCTGCCTGGACGCGTAAGAGGTTTTGTCGATTACTGCCTGCGAGAGATCCCTGTGGTGATGGAAGATCTGCGCTCCTGTCAAAAGACATCACATCGGGTCGCCTGA